The DNA segment ATAGAAATGACTACAGTTTCGAGAAAACTTGATGAGTTGGAAAACCGCTCGCGGCGCAATAACTTGATTGTACGCGGAGTCAAGGAGGAGGAATCAGAGAGTGAAGAGGACCTACTACAGAAAGTAAACAATGACATCTTTGATAAAATTCTGAAACATAGGGTGGACACTATTCAAAGGATTCACCGACTTGGAAAGAGGGAACCAGGTAGAGACCGTCCGATTATTATTAAACTTACTGACTTTAGGGATAAGATGAAAATAATGAGTAACTGTTTCAACCTAAAAGGCACTCAATTTAGTGTAAATGAAGATTTTTCTAAAAGGGTTGTGGAAATACGAAAAAACCTTTGGAACTCCTGTGCCAATGAACGAAAGAACGGCGTGAAAGCTAAGTTAATTTTTGATAAGTTAAAAGTCAAGAATACCTTATACGCATGGAACGAGGAGACCAAGCAGCGGTTCAAATGCCAGGTTGCCACTAGCACTAGCAATGAGTGACTAAACAATCATAAGACGGTCTGCTTTAAAATTATAAATGTGAACGCTAGGAGCATGCTTAACAAGGTTGACGCCATAGAAAGTATATGCCTTGAACATGAACCCGATATTATGGTAATCACAGAGACATGGCTACATAAAGATATTAGAGACTGTGAAGTTGCTCCCCCAAACTACTCCATAGTACGAAAAGACCGTGAAAGGAGGGGTGGCGGTGTTGCAATACTGGTTAAGAGTAATATAGTATTCTCAGTTATAGAAGGGTTTGATGATTTAGAAACTGCATGGATTAAAACCAGACTGAGTGGTCGTACTGTCTTAGTGGGTGCTTTCTACAGAGCTCCCAATTCAACCATAGACGTGCTTGATAACCTAAAAAGGTTACTGGACCTAAATGTACACTTTGGTGACAATATTATGCTgacaggtgattttaatttgccagGAATTGATTGGATGTCGCTTTCTCCCGGCAGAGTTGATACAGCTAGCAGGGAACATCTGATCGAACTCGCCTATTGCTATGGTTTGACTCAGATTGTTGAAAAGAGTACGAGAGTATGTACGACAACATCCTCGATACTAgaccttgtctttttgtcatcTGGTCTACTAGAGTTTTTGCTGAGTTGTGATGTTGAAGAAGGATTGTCTGACCTCATAAAATGGTGATTATGTCGCTCAATATGACTCACGAAATATGTCACAAATCTTGCAGAAAGACTGTTTTGAATTTTGCGGCTGCCGATGATGTCGGATTACTGGACTACCTTGAAATCTCGTTTGATGAATTCATGTGTTTATATCAAGACGGACTTGGCACAGATAAGTTGtgggatttttttgcaaacatgacagcgaaagcaattgagatgttcattcctaaaaccacgaaaataacaaaaaggaagcatccttggattaatagagacattattcacaaaaaacgacagctcaaaaggaaacgaaaaagatgctcacaatacccaagccctgaattaaaaacctccatatgtcgtatgagccaagagttaaagcgactcatcaaagaaagtaaaaatacctTTTACAGTCAGACTCTCACCAGATTTCTTACCGAAGCGCCCAGTAAGTTCTGGCGATATATAAATGGCGGCGGTAAACCTCACCATTCTAATGAAGAAGAGAGCCCCCAAAGGGCTGaaagttttaattcattttttgcatctgttttcaCTGAAGATGACGGCGAATCACCGTTTTTTGAGCCTCCAGGTTGCCCTCCTATACCCGATTTAGAAATAAGTGAAGAAGGAGTTCTGAAACTCCTTTTGAATATCAACACTAAAAAGAACTCAGGACCGGACGGTATCCCGAATGAATTCTTATATAGATATGCAGAGTGGAATTCTAAATTTCTTACCAAAATCTTTCAATCGTCTATCGACAGTAGTTGTGTTTCCAT comes from the Amblyomma americanum isolate KBUSLIRL-KWMA unplaced genomic scaffold, ASM5285725v1 scaffold_72, whole genome shotgun sequence genome and includes:
- the LOC144112360 gene encoding uncharacterized protein LOC144112360 — its product is MSTDVPLFVQVGGRKYCCRSNCLFLIVLPCPRTLLVCFSDCISIVGLLLKLSGDVEENPGPDTMKIIQQVIASQTEILSKLSEIQENQTSSEARILDMQSRLSAIEQKLQTFDESRDRLSKLETFAERCEIEMTTVSRKLDELENRSRRNNLIVRGVKEEESESEEDLLQKVNNDIFDKILKHRVDTIQRIHRLGKREPGRDRPIIIKLTDFRDKMKIMSNCFNLKGTQFSVNEDFSKRVVEIRKNLWNSCANERKNGVKAKLIFDKLKVKNTLYAWNEETKQRFKCQVATSTSNE